The Vannielia litorea genome segment CATTGGCGCAGCTGGCTGCCGCCGCTGGACCAGAACGCGCAGGTCGGCCCGGATCGTGCCGCACGGGCGATGGAGTTGCGTTACCGGCTCATCGCCGACGATCTGCGCGCGGTGGGGATTGATGGCAATTGCGCCCCGATGGGCGATATTGCCCATACCAAGACCCATGCCGTGCTGCGCAACCGCTGCTATGGCGAAACCCTTGAAGCGGTTGTCAAATCCGCCCGCGCGGTGGCGGACGGGTTGCTGGCGGGTGGGGTGCTTCCGGTGCTCAAGCACATCCCCGGCCACGGCCGCGCGACGATGGACAGCCACCTTGAACTGCCTCGCGTCACCGCCTCGGCGGAGGAGTTGCGCATCACTGACTTTGCCGCCTTCGAGGCGCTGAACGACCTGCCGCTCGGGATGAGCGCGCATATCGTGTTCGAGGCCTTCTCGGAGAAGGCCGCCACGGTGGACCCGGTGATGATTGCGCTGATCCGCGAGGAAATCGGCTTTAACGGTCTGCTGATGACCGATGATCTGAGCATGGAGGCGCTCGACGGCAGCCTGCCGCAGCGGGCGCAGGCCGCACGGGCGGCGGGGTGCGACGTGGTGCTCTACTGCAAGGGCGTTTTTAGCGAGCTAAAGGCGCTGGCGGAGATTGCCGAAGATATGAATGAAACAGGGCTGGCGCGGGTGGATGCCGCCTTGGAAGCCCGCCGCACCCTTGATACCATTGACCGGAGCGCAATGGAGGCCGAGTACGAGGCCGTATTGAGAGGGCAGGCGGGCGATGGGTGAGGACGATGGCTGAGGACGGGGCCTCCCTCTTTTCGGATGTGTCCGACCGGCTGGCGGCCGAGGCGCTGATCGTGGATGTCGATGGCTTCGAGGGGCCGCTCGATCTGCTGCTGACCCTTGGCCGGACCCAGAAGGTGGACCTGCGGAAGGTCTCGATCCTGCAACTGGCCGAGCAGTACCTTGCCTTCGTGGAGCGCGCCAAGCAGCTTCGCATCGAACTGGCCGCAGATTACCTGGTCATGGCGGCCTGGCTGGCGTTTCTGAAATCCAAGCTGCTGCTGCCGCCAGATCCCTCGGAGGAGGGGCCGAGCGGTGAGGAACTGGCGGCACATCTCGCGTTCCAGCTGGAGCGGCTTGCCGCCATGCGCGATGTGGCCGCCAAGCTGATGGCGCGCGACCAGATTGGCCGCGACTTCTTTGCGCGCGGGGTGCCGGAGAGCGTGGAGCGGGTGCGGCGGGTGACCTACACCGCCACGCTGATGGACCTGATGAAGGCCTATGCCCGCATCCGCACCAAGGACGAGTTCCGCCCCTTCGTGATGGACCGCGAGAACCTGTTCACCATGGAGCAGGCGCTGGACCGGCTGCGCGGCCTGATCGGCTATGCGGGCGAGTGGACCAACCTGATGACCTACCTGCCCGAGGGCTGGGAGAACGACCCGATGCGCCGCCGCAGCGCCACCGCCGCGACCTTTGCCGCCTCGCTGGAGCTGGTGAAGCACGGGCATCTGACGATCCGGCAGGAAGACACCTTTGCCCCCATTCAGATCAAGCTGAAGGAGGCGCCGCGTGGTTGACGGGCTGGATGAGGTGGAGGTCGAGGAAAGCCTCTTTGAAGCGCCGCCGATGGGCGAGCAGGAGCGGATGGTGGAGGCCATTCTCTTTGCCAGCGCCGAGCCTGTTACCGTAGCCGAGCTGAACGCCCGGATGCCGCACGGCGCCGAGGCGCAGGTGGCGCTGGAGAACCTGCAGAAGCGCTACGAGGGGCGCGGTGTGGAACTGCGCCGGGTGGGTGAGGCCTGGGCCATGCGCACCGCGCCGGACCTCGGCTTTTTGATGCAAAAAGAGACGGTCGAAACGCGGAAGCTCTCCCGTGCGGCCATCGAGACGCTGGCCATCGTGGCCTATCACCAGCCCGTCACCCGCGCCGAGATCGAGGAGATCCGGGGCGTGAGCGTGAGCCGCGGCACGGTGGACCAATTGCTGGAGCTGGAGTGGATCCGCTTCGGCCGCCGCCGCATGACGCCGGGCCGCCCGGTGACCTATGTGGTGACACAGGATTTTCTGGACCATTTCGGCCTGGAATCTGCCCGCGACCTGCCGGGGCTCAAGGAGCTCAGGGCGGCGGGCCTGCTCGACAGCCGCCCGCCGCCGGGCATGGTCGGGCTGGGAGACGGCGAAGACGAGGCGGACGAGAACCAAGACCAAGACGAACTTTTCAGAGAGGAAGAGACAGATGAATAGCATTTTTTCGCAGATCTGGCGCACTATCGTGATGCAGTTCTCCGACAAGGCCCGCCATGCGATGAACAGCAAGATGAGCCAGGGCATGAACTCGGCCCGTGACAGCATGCTGGGCAGCGGCAAGAAGGACGACGAGTGAACGCCGGCCATCTCATAAACATGGTGCTGCGGATGCTGATGCGTTCGCGGCGCCGCGCTGGCCCCAATGGCGGCATGGGCGGCGCGAAGGGCGGAAACGAGAACCGTCGCAAGCTGCGCTCGGCCCTGCGGATCGGGCGGATGTTCGGCCGGTTCTGACGGCGCTGTGAGGCGGCCCACCGGACCGCTTGACCCGGCCTCGGGGGCGGGATAGGCCACGCGCATCATGGCCCGCGCCCCGCTTTTGCAACTCTCCGACATTTCGCTCACCTTCGGCGGCAACCCCGTTTTTGAAGGTGTTTTCCTGACCGTGCAGCCCGGCGACCGTGTGGCTCTGGTGGGCCGGAACGGCTCGGGCAAATCCACCCTGATGAAAGTGATGGCAGGCCTCGTGGAGGCTGACGCGGGCGCCGTGGTGGCCGCGCCGGGCGTACGGGTGGGCTACATGGAGCAGGAGCCCTCGATGGAGGGCTTCGAGACGCTGGGCGCATTTGCGGCAAGCGGGCTGGACGAGTCTGAGGCGTGGCGGGTGGAGGCGGTGGCCGAGGGGCTGAAGTTTGGCCTCGACACGGCGGTGGCCTCGGCCTCGGGCGGTGAGCGGCGGCGCGCGGCGCTGGCAAAGCTGCTGGCCGAAGCGCCGGAGCTGATGCTGCTGGACGAGCCGACCAACCACCTCGACATCGAAGCCATCGGCTGGCTGGAGCGCGAGCTGCGCGAGACCCGCGCAGGCTATGTGCTGATTTCCCACGACCGCGCCTTCCTGACCAACCTCACCCGCGCCACGCTCTGGATCGACCGGGGCGAAGTGCGGCGGCAGGAGCAGGGGTTTGCCCATTTCGAGGCTTGGCGCGACAAGGCTTGGGAAGAGGAAGACACCGCCCGCCACAAGCTCGACCGCAAGATCAAGGCCGAGGCCCGCTGGGCGGTGGAGGGAATCAGCGCCCGCCGCAAGCGCAACATGGGCCGGGTGCGCGCCTTGCAGGAGCTGCGGGCCGAGCGCGCAGGGCAGGTCCGCCGCAAGGGCGTGGCGGCGCTGGAGCTGGAAGAGGGCACCAAGAGCGGCAAGGTGGTTCTGGAGGCGCAGGGGATCGCCAAGCGCTTTGATGACAAGGTTATCCTGCGGCCCTTCGACCTCAAGCTCACGCGCGGCGAGCGGGTGGCTTTTGTTGGGCCCAACGGCGCGGGCAAGACCACGCTGATCAACATGCTCATCGGCAAGACGGCGCCCGACGAGGGGCAGGTGAAGCAGGGCCACGGCGTGGAGATGGCGGTCTTCGACCAGACCCGCGCCGCGCTCGATGGCGATGCCAGCCTGTGGGAGAACCTCGCGGGCGATCCGGCGATGCGGGTGAGCGGGCAGGCCGATCAGGTGATGGTGAGGGGTCAGCCGCGCCACGTGGTTGGCTACCTAAAGGACTTTCTCTTCGACGAGGCGCAGGCCCGCGCCCCGGTGCGCTCGCTCTCGGGCGGCGAGAAGGCAAGGCTGCTGCTGGCCCGGCTGATGGCGCGCGAGAGCAACCTGATGGTGCTGGACGAGCCGACCAACGACCTCGACATCGAAACGCTGGACCTGCTTCAGGAGGTGCTCTCGGACTACCCCGGCACTGTGCTGCTGGTCAGCCACGACCGGGATTTCATCGACCGTGTGGCAACCCGCTCGGTGGTGCTGGAGGGCGAGGGCCGGGCGACGGTTTATGCTGGCGGCTGGTCTGACCTCGTGGCGCAGGGCGGCGGGCAGTGGCAGCGCTCCACCGCCGCGCCCAAGCGGGCCGCGAAGGTGGAGGAAAAGCCCGCGCCGGAGAAGCCCAAGGCGAATGGCCTCAGCTTCACCGAGAAACACCGGCTCGAGGCGCTGCCCGCCGAGATCGCCCGGCTGGAAGCGGAGATCGGCAAGCTGACCGAGCTGATGAGCGACCCCGAGCTCTTCACCCGCGAGCCGGTGAAGTTCAAGAAGGCCAGCGAGGCGCTGACCGAGCGACAGACGAAGCTCTCTGCGGCGGAAGAGGAATGGCTGGAGCTGGAGGAAAAGGCCTCGGCCTGATCTTCATCTTGGTTCAAATATCTCCGGGGGTGTGGGGGCAGCGCCCCCACTGAGCAAGGCCTCAGCTCTCGTCCCGCTTGCTCTGATCGTGCAAACGTGCCACCCGCGCCGCCTCGGCCTTGGCCTGCTCTTTCTGGGCCTTGGTCAGCCCGTGAAAGGCGGCGTTCTGGTCGGCGCGGGCCTTCTTTTCGGCCCGCGCCTTGTCTTTCCGCACCCGGTTCAGGTTGACGGGCTTGTCGCTCACTTCGGGCCGATCATGTCTTCCGGGCGGACCACCTTGTCGAAGGTTTCGGCATCGACGAAGCCCAGTGCGATGGCCTCTTCCTTGAGGGTCGTGCCGTTCTTGTGGGCGGTCTTGGCGACCTTGGTGGCGTTGTCGTAGCCGATGGTGGGGGCCAGCGCCGTGACCAGCATCAGGCTCTCTTCCATCAGCTTCTGGATGCGCGGCTTGTTGGCCTCGATGCCCGAGAGCATCCGCTCGGTGAAGGAGGCGGCCACGTCGCCCAGCAGCTGGATCGACTGGAGCAGGTTGTAGCTCATCATCGGGTTGTAGACGTTCAGCTCGAAGTGGCCTTGGCTGCCGGCGAACTTGATCGCGGCGTCGTTGCCCATGACGTGGGCGGCCACTTGGGTCATCGCCTCGGCCTGGGTGGGGTTGACCTTGCCCGGCATGATCGAGCTGCCCGGCTCGTTCTCGGGCAGGATCAGCTCGCCAAGGCCGGAGCGGGGGCCGGAGCCGAGGAAGCGGATGTCGTTGGCGATCTTGTACATCGCGCCTGCCACGGTGCTGAGCGCGCCGGAGAGGAAAACCATCGCGTCATGGGCGGCCAGCGCCTCGAACTTGTTGGGCGCGGTGACGAAGGGCAGGCCGGTGATCTTGGCCATGCCGGCGGCGACGGTCTCGCCCCAGCCCTTGTCGGTGTTCAGCCCGGTGCCCACGGCGGTGCCGCCCTGTGCCAGCTCGTAGATACCCGGCATGGCGGCCTCGATGCGCTTGATGCCGTTGCGGATTTGCGCGGCGTAGCCGGAGAACTCCTGCCCCAGCGTGAGCGGGGTGGCATCCTGCGTGTGGGTGCGGCCGATCTTGATGATGTCCTTGAACTCTTCGGCCTTCGCCTCCAGCCCTTCGGCGAGCTGGGTGAGGCCGGGCATCAGCACGTCGCGCACGCTCATCGCGGCGGCGATGTGCATGGCGGTGGGGAAGGTGTCGTTGGAGCTTTGCCCCATGTTGCAGTGGTCGTTCGGGTGGACCGGGTCCTTGGAGCCGATCACGCCGCCGAGGATCTCAATGGCGCGGTTGGCGATGACCTCGTTGGCGTTCATGTTCGACTGGGTGCCGGAGCCGGTCTGCCAGACCACGAGGGGGAAGTTGTCATCGAACTTGCCGGCGACCACCTCTGAGGCGGCCTCGATCACGGCCTCGGCCAGTTTGGCATCGAGCTTGCCGGTGGCCTTGTTGGCCTCGGCGCAAGCCTGCTTGATGACCCCGAGGGCGCGGACGATGGCCACGGGCTGCTTTTCCCAGCCGATGGGGAAGTTCATGATCGAACGCTGGGTCTGGGCGCCCCAGTACTTGTCGGAAGGAACTTCGAGTGGTCCGAAGCTGTCGGTCTCGGTGCGGGTATCGGCCATGGGTTGCGCCCCTTTGATGGTGATGTCGGGGGAGACATACCGAACCGGGCGGGGCGGTCAATGGCAGGTTAGCGCAAACGCTGCCAATCGCAGGCCATGGGGCGCCTCTTGGCGAGGACGGCACGACGGGCGGAGGCGCGGGCTTTTACTGCGCCCGGCGGGTAAACACCCAGACGTGCGCGGGCGGCAGGTTGGCCCAGGTGATGCCGCGGCGGCGGGCGGAGACGCCGAGTTCGGCCTGCATCTCGGGGCTGATCGGGCTGCCGGGGGAGTAGGTGATCTGGACGAAGATCGCGCCGGGGCGCATGACCTCCAGCGCGCGGCCCACCACCTCGCGCTGGATCGTTGGGCGGGCCAGCACCGGCACGCCGGAGATCACGGCGCCCACACCGGAGAGGCCGATTTGCGAGATTTCCTGTGCCGGGCGGTTCAGCACGTTCACGCCGGGGAATTTTTGCCGGAGGGTTTCGCAGAAGCGTGCGTTGGTTTCCATGCAGGTGAGCCGGGAGGGATGCACGCCGCGCTCGAGGATCGCCTTGGTGAAGACGCCGGTGCCCGGGCCGATCTCGACCACCGGGCCTTCGATCGCCTCCAGCCCCTCGGTCATCTTGCGGGCGACGGCGGCGGAGGAGGGGGCGATGGCGACCACCTCGCCGGGCTTGCGGAACATTTCGGAGAGAAACACTGCAAAATCGCTCGGCATGGCGGGCCCTCTGGAGCTATGAGACTGGCTCCAGTTGCACCGGTGCCGTGCCTCCGGGCAAGCGGCGATGCGGGCTGTTACCGAAGTTTCACCGGCGTGAAACACAGGTGTTTCAGGGCTGTTTCCAAACCATCAAGAACGGCGCCTTGTAGGCCAGGTCAGGCGGCGAGGTCGTAATGTTTGATGCTGCGCGACTCGACCAGCGCCTCCTCTGCCGGGTCGATATGCGGGGTGGTGTAGTCTTCGCCGACGAAGGCCTTGAGCGCATCGAGGCTCTCCCAGACCATCACGAAGCTGAACTCGCGCGGGGTCTCAGGCCTAGCTGCGCCGGGTAGCACCTGCACGATGCCCGGCGTGCCCTGCATCAGCGGAATTGCGGTGTCATGGAAGAAGCGGCTGAATGCCTCTTCCTTGCCGGGCCGGGTGACGACCTGGAAAATGCGGATGATCATGTGATTGCCCCCTTGGTTCGGATGCTCCCCGGGCCAGTATAGCACGGGAGCGCCGAAGCATGCGGGCGGGCCGGTTACTTGCGGAAGCTGTCGAGGCTCACGACCTCGGCGTCGTGCTGGCCTTCAGCCTCGTCCACGTCTTCGGCCATGGGGGCGGGGGCGACCTCTTCTTCGTCGTCCTCGTCATCTTCTTCCTGGCTCTCGAAGCGCAGGCCGAACTCGACGGAGGGGTCCACGAAGGTGGCGATGGCATCATAGGGGATGACCAGCCGCTCGGGTGCGTCGCCGAAGTTGAGAGTGACCGAGAAGCCATCGTCGGTCACGTCGAGATCATCGAACCAGTGCTGCATCACCACCGTCATCTCCTCGGGGTAGCGCTCGCGCAGCCAGTCGGCGATGTCGACGCCCTCGGCGCGGGTATCGAAGGTGATGAAGAAATGGTGCTGCCCCGGCAGGCCCCGATCTGCGACTTCGGCCAGCACATCGCGGATCAGGCTTCGCATCGCCCGGTGCATCAGTCTGCCGTAGTCGATTTCGGTGCTCATCGGTGGGGAGGCCCTCAGGGTGTCGTCACGATCAGCATAAGGGATTCGGACCTGATTGACAGGGCCGATTTGGCGCTCAGCCGAGGAGCGATGTGGCGAGCCCGGCGAGGGCCATGAGGGCGAGGGTGGTGGCCATGCCGAGGCGCAGGGCCAGCAGCAGGAGCGCGGCCAGCGCGGTGAGGGCAAAGGCCAGCGGCTGGGCGGTGGAGAGCACGGGCAGGGCGGGGCCGGTGGTGTGGACTTCGGCAAAGAGCACGTGCAGCGCGAACCAGAGCGAGAGGTTAGCGATGACGCCAACCACGGCGGCGGTGATCGCCCGCAGCGCGCCGGAGAGGCGAGGCTGGTGGGTGAGCCATTCGAGGTAGGGGGCGCCGGCGAAAATCCACAGGAAACAGGGGATGAAGGTGACCCAGAGGGTGAGCGCGGCGGCGGCCAGCGCGTTGGCGGTGCTCACCTTGGCCCCGGCGAGGGTGGCGACGAATTCGGTGACGAGGATCAGAGGGCCGGGCGTGGTTTCGGCCAGACCCAGC includes the following:
- a CDS encoding glycoside hydrolase family 3 N-terminal domain-containing protein, producing the protein MTPDEAALFADVSPVGFILFKRNIAHPEQVKALTAGLREAVGWEAPVFIDQEGGRVDRMGPPHWRSWLPPLDQNAQVGPDRAARAMELRYRLIADDLRAVGIDGNCAPMGDIAHTKTHAVLRNRCYGETLEAVVKSARAVADGLLAGGVLPVLKHIPGHGRATMDSHLELPRVTASAEELRITDFAAFEALNDLPLGMSAHIVFEAFSEKAATVDPVMIALIREEIGFNGLLMTDDLSMEALDGSLPQRAQAARAAGCDVVLYCKGVFSELKALAEIAEDMNETGLARVDAALEARRTLDTIDRSAMEAEYEAVLRGQAGDG
- a CDS encoding segregation and condensation protein A, translated to MAEDGASLFSDVSDRLAAEALIVDVDGFEGPLDLLLTLGRTQKVDLRKVSILQLAEQYLAFVERAKQLRIELAADYLVMAAWLAFLKSKLLLPPDPSEEGPSGEELAAHLAFQLERLAAMRDVAAKLMARDQIGRDFFARGVPESVERVRRVTYTATLMDLMKAYARIRTKDEFRPFVMDRENLFTMEQALDRLRGLIGYAGEWTNLMTYLPEGWENDPMRRRSATAATFAASLELVKHGHLTIRQEDTFAPIQIKLKEAPRG
- the scpB gene encoding SMC-Scp complex subunit ScpB; translated protein: MGEQERMVEAILFASAEPVTVAELNARMPHGAEAQVALENLQKRYEGRGVELRRVGEAWAMRTAPDLGFLMQKETVETRKLSRAAIETLAIVAYHQPVTRAEIEEIRGVSVSRGTVDQLLELEWIRFGRRRMTPGRPVTYVVTQDFLDHFGLESARDLPGLKELRAAGLLDSRPPPGMVGLGDGEDEADENQDQDELFREEETDE
- a CDS encoding ABC-F family ATP-binding cassette domain-containing protein, whose product is MARAPLLQLSDISLTFGGNPVFEGVFLTVQPGDRVALVGRNGSGKSTLMKVMAGLVEADAGAVVAAPGVRVGYMEQEPSMEGFETLGAFAASGLDESEAWRVEAVAEGLKFGLDTAVASASGGERRRAALAKLLAEAPELMLLDEPTNHLDIEAIGWLERELRETRAGYVLISHDRAFLTNLTRATLWIDRGEVRRQEQGFAHFEAWRDKAWEEEDTARHKLDRKIKAEARWAVEGISARRKRNMGRVRALQELRAERAGQVRRKGVAALELEEGTKSGKVVLEAQGIAKRFDDKVILRPFDLKLTRGERVAFVGPNGAGKTTLINMLIGKTAPDEGQVKQGHGVEMAVFDQTRAALDGDASLWENLAGDPAMRVSGQADQVMVRGQPRHVVGYLKDFLFDEAQARAPVRSLSGGEKARLLLARLMARESNLMVLDEPTNDLDIETLDLLQEVLSDYPGTVLLVSHDRDFIDRVATRSVVLEGEGRATVYAGGWSDLVAQGGGQWQRSTAAPKRAAKVEEKPAPEKPKANGLSFTEKHRLEALPAEIARLEAEIGKLTELMSDPELFTREPVKFKKASEALTERQTKLSAAEEEWLELEEKASA
- a CDS encoding DUF4169 family protein; protein product: MSDKPVNLNRVRKDKARAEKKARADQNAAFHGLTKAQKEQAKAEAARVARLHDQSKRDES
- the fumC gene encoding class II fumarate hydratase — encoded protein: MADTRTETDSFGPLEVPSDKYWGAQTQRSIMNFPIGWEKQPVAIVRALGVIKQACAEANKATGKLDAKLAEAVIEAASEVVAGKFDDNFPLVVWQTGSGTQSNMNANEVIANRAIEILGGVIGSKDPVHPNDHCNMGQSSNDTFPTAMHIAAAMSVRDVLMPGLTQLAEGLEAKAEEFKDIIKIGRTHTQDATPLTLGQEFSGYAAQIRNGIKRIEAAMPGIYELAQGGTAVGTGLNTDKGWGETVAAGMAKITGLPFVTAPNKFEALAAHDAMVFLSGALSTVAGAMYKIANDIRFLGSGPRSGLGELILPENEPGSSIMPGKVNPTQAEAMTQVAAHVMGNDAAIKFAGSQGHFELNVYNPMMSYNLLQSIQLLGDVAASFTERMLSGIEANKPRIQKLMEESLMLVTALAPTIGYDNATKVAKTAHKNGTTLKEEAIALGFVDAETFDKVVRPEDMIGPK
- a CDS encoding class I SAM-dependent methyltransferase, producing the protein MPSDFAVFLSEMFRKPGEVVAIAPSSAAVARKMTEGLEAIEGPVVEIGPGTGVFTKAILERGVHPSRLTCMETNARFCETLRQKFPGVNVLNRPAQEISQIGLSGVGAVISGVPVLARPTIQREVVGRALEVMRPGAIFVQITYSPGSPISPEMQAELGVSARRRGITWANLPPAHVWVFTRRAQ
- a CDS encoding antibiotic biosynthesis monooxygenase family protein: MIIRIFQVVTRPGKEEAFSRFFHDTAIPLMQGTPGIVQVLPGAARPETPREFSFVMVWESLDALKAFVGEDYTTPHIDPAEEALVESRSIKHYDLAA
- a CDS encoding SspB family protein gives rise to the protein MSTEIDYGRLMHRAMRSLIRDVLAEVADRGLPGQHHFFITFDTRAEGVDIADWLRERYPEEMTVVMQHWFDDLDVTDDGFSVTLNFGDAPERLVIPYDAIATFVDPSVEFGLRFESQEEDDEDDEEEVAPAPMAEDVDEAEGQHDAEVVSLDSFRK